A window of Gadus chalcogrammus isolate NIFS_2021 chromosome 16, NIFS_Gcha_1.0, whole genome shotgun sequence contains these coding sequences:
- the slc37a4a gene encoding glucose-6-phosphate exchanger SLC37A4a: protein MGKPSYGYYRTTIFLAMFVGYTLYYFNRKTFSFVMPSLMQEITLDKDDLGMITSSQSLAYAISKFISGVLSDQISARWLFSIGLFLVGGINVLFSWSSTVAVFSGLWFLNGLGQGLGWPPCGRVLRKWFEPSQFGTWWAILSCSMNLAGSLGPIIATVMAQSYSWRTTLFVSGMICVVLSFVCLLVIKNEPKDVGLPNIETAKKGKAGLSSDESTLKEFLLSPYLWLLSCAYLVVFGVKTACTDWGQLFLIQDKGQSALMGSSYMSSLELGGLLGSLAAGYFSDKAVAKQGMKAYGNPRHFLLICMMAGMCVSMFLFRLTVTPDSPKMWILFLGAAFGFSSYGPIALFGVIANESAPSNYCGTSHAIVALMANIGGFLSGLPFSTIAKHYSWEMAFWVAEITCLITAVAFFLMRNIRTKMGHVSKKAD from the exons ATGGGTAAACCAAGCTATGGATACTACCGCACCACTATCTTTTTGGCCATGTTTGTTGGCTACACGCTGTACTACTTCAACAGAAAGACTTTTTCATTTGTGATGCCCTCCCTCATGCAAGAGATCACGCTGGACAAAGATGACCTGG GCATGATCACCAGCAGCCAGTCACTGGCCTACGCCATCAGTAAGTTCATCAGCGGCGTGCTGTCGGACCAGATCAGCGCCCGCTGGCTCTTCTCCATCGGCCTGTTCCTGGTGGGGGGCATCAACGTGCTGTTCTCCTGGTCCTCCACCGTGGCCGTCTTCTCTGGCCTCTGGTTCCTCAACGGCCTCGGCCAGGGCCTGGGCTGGCCCCCCTGCGGACGGGTGCTGCGCAAG TGGTTCGAGCCCTCTCAGTTCGGCACGTGGTGGGCCATCCTCTCCTGCAGCATGAATCTGGCTGGCAGTCTGGGACCCATCATCGCCACAGTGATGGCCCAGAGCTACAGCTGGAGGACAACGCTGTTCGTCTCAGGGATGATTTGTGTGGTACTCTCCTTCGTCTGCCTGCTGGTCATTAAGAACGAGCCCAAGGACGTGGGCCTGCCCAACATTGAGACAGCCAAGAAGGGCAAAGCAG GGCTGTCCAGTGACGAGAGCACCCTGAAGGAGTTCCTGCTGTCCCCTTACTTGTGGCTGCTCTCCTGTGCCTACCTGGTGGTGTTTGGTGTGAAGACAGCCTGCACCGACTGGGGCCAGCTCTTCCTCATTCAGGACAAGGGACAGTCCGCACTCATGG GCAGCTCATACATGAGTTCTCTGGAGCTTGGTGGCCTACTGGGTAGTCTAGCAGCAGGATACTTTTCTGACAAGGCTGTTGCCAAG CAAGGCATGAAGGCCTATGGCAACCCTCGTCACTTCCTCCTGATCTGCATGATGGCgggaatgtgtgtgtccatgttccTCTTCAGACTCACCGTCACTCCTGACAGCCCCAAG ATGTGGATTTTGTTTTTGGGAGCTGCATTTGGCTTCTCTTCTTATGGACCAATAGCGTTATTTGGGGTGATAGCCAATGAGAGCGCTCCATCCAACTACTGTGGGACATCCCATGCTATTGTTGCTCTGATGGCCAACA TTGGTGGTTTCTTGTCCGGCCTGCCCTTCAGCACCATAGCCAAACACTACAGTTGGGAAATGGCCTTCTGGGTGGCCGAGATCACTTGCCTCATCACTGCGGTGGCATTCTTCCTGATGCGCAACATCAGAACCAAGATGGGACACGTTTCAAAGAAGGCAGATTAG
- the rps25 gene encoding 40S ribosomal protein S25: protein MPPKQDKKKDSGKSKKDKDPVNKSGGKAKKKKWSKGKVRDKLNNLILFDKATYEKLYKEVPNYKLITPAVVSERLKIRGSLARNALQELLTKGMIKLVSKHRSQLIYTRNTKGPEEEEAAAAATTKAEKA from the exons ATG CCTCCCAAGCAGGATAAGAAGAAGGACTCGGGGAAGTCCAAAAAGGACAAGGACCCAGTCAACAAGTCTGGAGGCAAGGCCAAGAAGAAG AAGTGGTCCAAGGGAAAGGTCAGGGATAAGCTGAACAACTTGATCCTCTTCGACAAGGCCACATACGAGAAGCTGTACAAGGAGGTCCCTAACTACAAGCTCATCACACCCGCGGTCGTTTCTGAAAGGCTGAAGATCCGCGGCTCCCTGGCCAGGAACGCCCTCCAGGAACTGCTCACCAAAG GCATGATCAAACTGGTGTCCAAACACAGATCTCAGCTGATCTACACACGTAACACCAAGGGccccgaggaggaagaggcggcggCTGCGGCTACTACTAAAGCAGAGAAAGCATAA
- the trappc4 gene encoding trafficking protein particle complex subunit 4, whose product MRHTVAEMAIFSVYLVNKAGGLIYQYDNYVPRAEAEKTFSYPLDLVLKIHDEKVIVSFGQRDGIRVGHAVLSINGVDVMGKNTADGKDVIEYLKDSSNYPVSIRFGRARLSSNEKLMLASMFHSLFAIGSQLSPEVGSSGIEMLETDVFKLHCFQTLTGIKFIVLADPRQSGIDALLRKIYEIYSDFALKNPFYSLEMPIRCELFDQNLKIALEVAEKAGSFGPGS is encoded by the exons ATGAGACACACCGTCGCAGAGATGGCGATATTCAGTGTTTATTTGGTGAATAAGGCCGGGGGATTAATCTACCAGTATGACAACTATGTTCCCCGAGCAGAGGCAGAAAAAACCTTTAGCTATCCTTTAGATCTGGTGCTCAAAATCCACGACGAGAAGGTTATTGTGTCATTTGGACAACGTGACGGAATCCGAG TGGGACATGCAGTGCTCTCTATAAACGGAGTGGACGTGATGGGGAAGAATACCGCTGATGGGAAGGACGTTATTGAATATCTAAAGGACTCCTCAAACTACCCGGTGTCTATTCGTTTTGGACGGGCCCGTTTGAGCTCCAACGAGAAGCTGATGCTGGCATCTATGTTCCACTC GTTGTTTGCGATTGGTTCACAACTGTCCCCGGAAGTCGGCAGTTCTGGGATAGAGATGTTGGAAACGGATGTCTTTAAACTGCATTGCTTCCAGACACTAACTG GGATAAAGTTTATAGTCCTGGCAGATCCACGGCAGTCCGGCATTGATGCATTGCTGAGAAAGATTTACGAGATCTATTCAGACTTTGCCCTCAAGAACCCCTTTTACTCTCTGGAGATGCCTATCAG GTGTGAACTTTTTGATCAGAATTTGAAGATCGCATTAGAGGTGGCAGAGAAGGCTGGAAGCTTTGGACCTGGTTCTTGA